One segment of Bradyrhizobium sp. WD16 DNA contains the following:
- a CDS encoding LysR family transcriptional regulator produces the protein MEIYQIRTFLTVARCGHLTRASEQLHLSQPAVSKQIRSLEDELGVSLFERTPFGVVLSQAGKLLLPYAEKTFSDASELVTAAQHLKGKVAGTVRIGTIIDPESLKLGEFLTSMVDAHPLIEIKLVHGISGRILDMVGAGELDAGFYLGPCNDPGIVALELRKVAYVVVAPVQWAERIRDADWPALASLPWVGTPEHSSQYRIQASLFEGRGLKQNTVIEADQESSMISLVKTGVGLCLMREELASPAAARCEVVIVEGAPIPCLLSFLYSETRSTDPLIEAMVAVLKATHGLVEPATAGA, from the coding sequence ATGGAGATCTACCAGATTCGAACCTTCCTCACGGTTGCGCGCTGCGGCCATCTCACGCGGGCGTCCGAGCAGTTGCACCTGAGCCAGCCGGCGGTTTCCAAGCAGATCAGGTCGCTGGAGGACGAACTCGGCGTCAGCCTGTTCGAGCGCACGCCATTCGGCGTCGTGCTCAGCCAGGCCGGCAAGCTGCTGCTGCCATACGCCGAGAAGACGTTCTCGGATGCGTCGGAGCTCGTGACGGCGGCCCAGCACCTCAAGGGCAAGGTCGCGGGCACTGTCCGAATCGGCACGATCATCGATCCGGAATCCTTGAAGCTCGGCGAGTTCCTCACAAGCATGGTCGACGCCCATCCGCTGATCGAGATCAAGCTGGTCCATGGCATTTCCGGACGCATTCTTGACATGGTCGGCGCTGGCGAACTCGATGCCGGCTTCTATCTCGGCCCCTGTAATGACCCAGGGATCGTCGCGCTGGAATTACGCAAAGTCGCCTATGTGGTCGTTGCGCCGGTGCAGTGGGCCGAGCGGATCCGCGATGCAGACTGGCCGGCGCTGGCGTCCTTGCCCTGGGTCGGCACGCCCGAGCACAGCTCGCAATATCGGATCCAGGCGTCGCTGTTCGAGGGGCGTGGCTTGAAGCAGAACACGGTGATCGAGGCGGATCAGGAATCCTCGATGATCAGTCTGGTCAAAACCGGCGTCGGCCTGTGCCTGATGCGCGAGGAGCTGGCGAGCCCCGCGGCGGCGCGCTGCGAGGTGGTGATCGTCGAAGGCGCACCGATCCCGTGCCTGCTTTCCTTCCTTTACAGCGAGACGCGAAGCACTGACCCGCTGATCGAGGCGATGGTGGCGGTGCTGAAGGCCACCCATGGCCTTGTGGAGCCGGCCACGGCCGGCGCCTGA